Proteins co-encoded in one Plasmodium sp. gorilla clade G2 genome assembly, chromosome: 9 genomic window:
- a CDS encoding guanylate kinase, whose protein sequence is MNNICPLVICGPSGVGKGTLIKKLLSEFPNYFYFSVSCTTRKKRENEKEGVDYYFIDKNMFEDKLKKNDFLEYDNYANNFYGTLKSEYDKAKEQNKICLFEMNINGVKQLKKSTHIKNALYIFVKPPSTDILLNRLVNRNTENKEQIQKRMEQLNIELHEANLLNFNLTIINDDLTLTYEQLKNYVLNSYIHLK, encoded by the coding sequence atgaataatatttgtcCTCTGGTTATTTGTGGTCCTTCGGGTGTAGGTAAAGGTACTTTGATAAAAAAACTGTTAAGTGAGTTCcctaattatttttatttttctgttAGTTGTACTACCAGAAAAAAGAGAGAGAACGAGAAAGAAGGTGtggattattattttattgataAGAATATGTTTgaagataaattaaaaaaaaatgattttttagaatatgataattatgctaataatttttatggaACATTAAAAAGTGAATATGATAAAGCgaaagaacaaaataaaatctGCTTATTTGAAATGAATATTAATGGTGTCAAACAATTGAAAAAATcaacacatataaaaaatgctCTATATATCTTTGTCAAACCACCAAGCACTGATATACTCTTAAATAGATTAGTAAACAGAAACAcagaaaataaagaacaaaTACAAAAACGTATGGAACAATTAAATATAGAATTACATGAAGccaatttattaaattttaatttaacaaTTATTAATGATGATTTAACATTAACATATGAACaactaaaaaattatgtactTAATTCATACATTCACTTGAAATAA
- a CDS encoding transcription initiation factor TFIID subunit 7, putative: protein MEKNKKESTIKISLNINTKLNDTYLDEQNDIINEVPIKNNNKEIIHSLNLIENIRHGTFDYKDLKEVYFMNDNDLFDMLNDKKASEEKGKGNKEDAHNNNNNNIDNKICNNDKVSDKNKNSSNNNNDINIENEGDKNYNFNINNETNIFVVDNDVDKVCIIRFPFSVSKDIKKYLLQKNLDIVIQPTTLLNSRFFLIHFKNINKKFHGILLELSTHIEIHKTLDRNNLYKANDVSQMIYVYEHSTNSKELLKKFINNNFELCTGISNKLNHFNFQNHTKLFKYHDIFFAEKLIYEYLNTPFYDYYDLYVKTFNEMHNHIIMEKQNNNKQNEIVDETTDLATILGSLDNSYNIMNIIEKQDGDIDFEALLSYDIEKDNYESDVSDLLLGGTYYLQKK, encoded by the exons atggaaaaaaataaaaaggaaagtACCATAAAAATATCtcttaatataaatacaaaattaAACGATACTTATTTGGATGAgcaaaatgatataataaatgaggTGCCaattaagaataataataaggaaaTTATCCATTCcct gaATCTTATTGAAAACATTCGACATGGGACCTTCGATTACAAGGATCTCAAAGAAGTTTATTTTATGAACGACAATGATTTGTTCGACATGCTAAACGATAAGAAAGCCTCAGAAGAAAAGGGGAAAGGTAATAAAGAAGACgcacataataataataataataatattgataataagatatgtaataatgataaagttagtgataaaaataaaaattcaagtaacaataataatgatataaatattgagAATGAAGgtgataaaaattataattttaatataaacaatgagacaaatatatttgttgttGATAATGATGTAGATAAAGTATGTATTATTCGATTCCCTTTTTCTGTTTCaaaagatattaaaaaatatttattacaaaaaaatttagaTATTGTTATTCAACCAACTACTTTATTAAATTCAagattttttcttattcattttaaaaatataaataaaaaattccaTGGAATTTTATTGGAATTATCTACACATATAGAAATACATAAAACATTAGatagaaataatttatataaagcaAATGATGTTTCTCAAATGATATATGTTTATGAACATAGTACAAATAGTAAAGAActcttaaaaaaatttataaataataatttcgaACTATGTACAGGTATTAGTAATAAACTTAATCATTTCAATTTTCAAAATCATACaaaattattcaaatatcatgatatattttttgctGAAAAacttatatatgaatatttaaatacaccattttatgattattatgatttatatgtaaaaacaTTTAATGAAATGCataatcatataattatggaaaaacaaaataataacaaacaAAATGAAATTGTTGATGAAACAACAGATCTAGCAACCATACTAGGATCCTTAGataattcttataatattatgaatataattgaAAAACAAGATGGAGATATCGATTTCGAAGCATTATTAAGTTATGATATAGAAAAGGACAATTATGAATCGGACGTCTCAGACTTATTACTGGGTGGCACCTATTATttgcaaaaaaaataa
- a CDS encoding RNA-binding protein, putative has protein sequence MSIKNKIDMSLDELIEKENIKANLKTNEKKTVNKFIEKNTGQKFLHSIIISNVNSKNLELYKKEFSKFGKIYNIYHDNDKKITYVKYDNKNSCDTAISTMNNQTIDGDTITIILGKKIIDKKNSKNLNHNNVVMNNNMHNNMNNNMNNNMNNNKIIQPYKMSMYNPNAYPPHPYYMNNNFAPYNNMPPTNAYQNNFFDKNLVLYNNSTKILYDTHKNNTIIVTNVPTYLNAEDIFSAFQETGKIIDVQILMNEKRKLTGIVSIEYEKNESASDAVRMYDGGFLNDNRIRVFLDCR, from the exons atgagcataaaaaataagattgATATGAGTTTAGATGAACTCatagaaaaggaaaatataaaagctAATTTAAAAACCAATGAAAAAAAGACggtaaataaatttattgaaaaaaatacag gTCAAAAATTTTTGCATAGTATAATAATATCCAATGTGAATAGCAAAAATTTAGaactttataaaaaagaatttagtAAATTTGGgaagatatataatatctatcatgataatgataaaaaaataac gtatgttaaatatgataataaaaattcctGTGATACAGCAATAAGTACAATGAACAACCAGACCATTGATGGAGATACTATAACGATTATattg GGTAAAAAGATCATCGATAAAAAAAACTCTAAAAACTTAAACCATAATAATGTtgttatgaataataatatgcataataatatgaataataatatgaataataatatgaataataataaaattattcaacCATATAAAATGTCGATGTATAATCCTAATGCATACCCCCCACATCCATATTacatgaataataattttgcaccatataataatatgcctCCAACAAATGcttatcaaaataatttctttgataaaaatttggtactttataataattctacGAAAATTTTATACg atactcataaaaataataccaTAATAGTAACCAACGTTCCTACATATTTAAACGCCGAAGATATCTTCTCAGCTTTTCAAGAAACAGGAAAAATTATCGACGTCCAAATACTTATGAATGAAAAG AGAAAATTAACAGGGATTGTCAGCATTGAGTATGAAAAAAACGAATCGGCATCAGATGCTGTCAGAATGTATGACGGTGGTTTCTTAAATGATAATAGAATTAGGGTATTTTTAGACTGTCGTTAA
- a CDS encoding high molecular weight rhoptry protein 2 has protein sequence MIKLTIFLLLSIFSFNLYGLELSEKVSMKYGSEQGVENVDVNTKLCSDILKFIYMDEYLSEDDKSSFEKKCHNVIGNIRNTFSNRNTIKEGNEFLMSILHMKSLYGNNNNNNTDSEGDVTLKSLYLNLKGSQNTGNESEEPSEEEINKTIMNFVKFNKYLLDNSNDVKKVHDFLVLTSQSNESLLDKKEKLFENIVDQIKYFDEYFFASGGKIKVKKGHLKYNFLDIYKQPICSSYLHLCDKYYESVSIYIRLKNIFNGIPAFLDKNCRKVKGEEFKNLMDMELKHGHIVERFDKYIISDDLYIVDMKVFDLKNVDKILVSKIDDINNLNIYEHRESMNLSAKNLSRYIDIKRELNDDRAYKQLMSAIRKYVTTLTKADSDITYFVQQLDDEEIERFLVDLNFFLYNGFLRITEDKHLINADDVSPSYINLYRSNNIVALYILKTQFEENKLSEYRAHKFYRRKRVSNMTNDMIKKHFTQTNALTNLPTLDNTKSAEHFLKVYEKFVENFQPDLHDIMKIQLFFTMAFKDCNVNQNFTENSKKLWFDLLYAYDNFGWFYIHPNEVINSINKTDFVRHVLVSRNFILKHNDQLTFLETQVAKIVEIINLSLEVDKSPDSLDFSIPMNFFNHKNGYHVMNDDKLKLLTSYEYIDSIANNYFFLSEYKNDVFRTGNNFKLYFNLPNIYSLAYQLFNELAININVITNVPLKKYLKYNASYAYFTLMNMIGKNHDIYSKGSRFVYASYILGLVFFIESHIDIARLKPKDFFFMKQSLPIIDHVYHKDLKTLKKNCALLTDFMKINKNSQNYELTHTEEMIKILGLLTVVLWAKEGKKSVYYDDDVSLYRKLMVSCVFNGGETLQEKLANNIEKSCDISQYGLKSKHLKDIIDINLSIHKWNPAEIEKLAYSFVLSCKMQKLMYKPMNVEKLPLEDYYKLPLAPDMVKTYHCYKLGKQAAKLLESIILKKKFVRFRVTDAIDVYDFFYIKKVVSSRIKKEYNEFLQDKRAFEKKEIQTILNNSPFSEEQTMKLINSYECHWFTSYENFRILWMHASSNLGTGTYLKNFFSELWQNIRFLFKSKLKIRDMEYFSGDISQMNLLDYYSPMVHSESHCQEKMQVLFISLRDSKEENRSEIAQKVKSAYYQCKLDYYKNHHSDFIHRIHPNDFLNRKVYVLKQPYYLMSNIPLNNPKKMSRLFVTEGTLEYLLLDKIHIPECFGPCTKLHFNRVVIKESKPRIYDMTINNSLVPEIQPYNRRKYMTVYIHEAYVKNIVSDALSGEQIKRHDIQKGNVKICMGKSTYLTDPILTEEHFNLTHKPVYDFSSVKHNLKVFHMKNEHLVSEDPSDDCFINYPLATTNIDISDPYKEISEDLIKNLYILKSS, from the exons atgataaagctgacaatatttttattactgtCCATATTTAGTTTCAACTTGTATGGATTAGAGTTAAGTGAAAAGGTTTCTATGAAATATGGATCTGAACAAGGTGTTGAAAATGTAGATGTGAATACAAAGTTATGTAGTGATATATtgaaattcatatatatggatGAATATTTATCTGAAGATGATAAAAGTTCATTTGAAAAGAAATGTCATAATGTTATTggaaatataagaaatacaTTTAGTAATAGAAATACAATAAAAGAAGGAAATGAATTTTTGATGAGTATATTACATATGAAATCATTatatggtaataataataataataatactgaTAGTGAAGGTGATGTTACATTAAAGagtttatatttaaatttgaaAGGATCTCAAAATACAGGAAATGAATCTGAAGAACCTAgtgaagaagaaataaataagacTATTATGAATTTtgtaaaatttaataaatatcttTTAGATAATTCTAATGATGTTAAAAAAGTTCATGACTTTTTAGTTTTAACTAGCCAATCTAATGAAAGTTTATTAGATAAGAAAGAGAAATTATTCGAAAATATTGTAGatcaaattaaatattttgatgaatatttttttgcatCAGGTGGTAAAATCAAAGTAAAAAAAggtcatttaaaatataatttcctTGATATTTATAAACAACCAATTTGTTCCTCATATCTTCATCTTTGTGATAAATACTATGAATCagtttctatatatataagattgaaaaatatttttaatggtATCCCAGCTTTCTTAGATAAAAATTGTAGAAAAGTTAAAGGAGAAGAATTCAAAAATCTTATGGATATGGAATTAAAACATGGTCATATTGTAGAAAGATTTGACAAATATATCATCTCtgatgatttatatattgttgaTATGAAAGTTtttgatttaaaaaatgtagatAAAATTTTGGTATCCAAAATTGATGATATCAAtaatctaaatatatatgaacatagAGAATCTATGAATCTTTCAGCTAAAAATTTATCAagatatatagatataaaaagAGAATTAAATGATGATAGGGCATATAAACAATTAATGTCAGCTATCAGAAAATATGTAACAACACTTACTAAAGCAGATTCAGATATTACATACTTTGTTCAACAATTGGATGACGAAGAAATAGAAAGAT ttCTTGTCGACTTAAATTTCTTCTTATATAATGGTTTCTTGAGAATTACCGAAGACAAACACCTAATCAACGCAGACGATGTATCACCAAGTtacattaatttatatagatctaataatattgtagcattgtatatattaaaaacacaatttgaagaaaataaattatcagAATACAGAGCACATAAATTttatagaagaaaaagagTTTCTAATATGACCAACGATATGATTAAAAAACATTTTACTCAAACAAATGCACTTACTAATTTACCAACCTTAGATAATACTAAATCCGCTGAACATTTCTTAAAagtatatgaaaaatttgTAGAAAATTTCCAACCAGATCTTCATGATATCATGAAAATACAACTCTTTTTTACTATGGCCTTTAAAGACTGCAACGTTAACCAGa aTTTCACCGAGAATTCCAAAAAATTGTGGTTCGATCTTTTATATGCCTACGACAATTTTGGat ggTTTTATATCCACCCCAATGAAGTAATTAACAGTATCAACAAAACTGATTTTGTTAGACACGTTTTAG TGAGCAGAAATTTCATTTTAAAACACAATGATCAACTTACCTTTTTGGAGACACAAGTTGCCAAGATagttgaaataataaatttatcatTAGAAGTTGACAAATCACCAGATTCTTTAGATTTTTCTATCCCTATGAATTTCTTTAATCATAAAAATGGTTATCACGTGATGAATGacgataaattaaaattattaacaagttatgaatatattgatTCTATTGCAAATAATTACTTTTTCCTCagtgaatataaaaatgatgtttTCAGAACAGGAAATAactttaaattatatttcaaCTTACCAAATATTTACAGTTTAGCTTATCAATTATTTAATGAATTAGCTATTAACATTAATGTTATTACTAATGtacctttaaaaaaatatttaaaatataatgcaAGTTATGCTTATTTCACTTTAATGAATATGATTGGAAAAAATCATGATATCTATTCAAAGGGTTCTCGTTTTGTTTATGCCTCATATATTTTAGGAttag ttttCTTCATTGAATCCCACATCGATATTGCTCGTCTGAAACCAAAAGATTTCTTTTTCATGAAACAATCCTTACCAATTATTGATCACGTTTATCACAAGGATCTTAAAACATTGAAAAAGAATTGTGCTTTATTAACTGACTTTATGAAAATTAACAAGAACTCACAAAATTATGAATTAACACACACTGAAGAAATGATTAAAATATTAGGTTTATTGACTGTTGTGTTATGGGCAAAAGAAGGAAAGAAATCAGtatattatgatgatgatgttagtttatatagaaaattaaTGGTCAGCTGTGTTTTCAACGGAG gaGAAACCCTTCAAGAAAAATTGGCTAACAACATTGAGAAGTCATGTGATATTTCTCAATATGGCTTAAAATCTAAACATTTAAAAGACATTATTGATATAAACTTAAGTATACATAAATGGAATCCAGCTGAAATTGAGAAATTAGCCTATTCCTTTGTCTTATCTTGCAAGATGCAAAAATTAATGTATAAACCAATGAACGTTGAGAAATTACCTTTAGAAGATTATTACAAATTACCCTTAGCCCCAGATATGGTAAAGACATATCACTGTTATAAATTAGGAAAACAAGCAGCTAAATTATTAGAATCTAtcattttaaagaaaaaattcgTCAGATTTAGAGTTACTGATGCTATTGATGTATAtgatttcttttatataaagaaagtTGTATCTAGTCGTATTAAGAAAGAATATAACGAATTTTTACAAGATAAAAGAGCATttgaaaagaaagaaattcAAACAATTCTAAACAACAGTCCATTCTCAGAAGAACAAACaatgaaattaataaatagtTATGAATGTCACTGGTTTACTAGTTATGAAAACTTCAGAATCTTATGGATGCACGCATCAA GTAATTTGGGTACTGGTACTTACTTAAAGAATTTCTTCTCCGAATTGTGGCAAAATATTCGTTTCTTATTTAAGAGCAAACTTAAGATCCGTGATATGGAATATTTTTCAG gTGATATATCACAAATGAACTTGTTAGATTATTACTCTCCTATGGTCCATTCCGAATCTCACTGTCAAGAAAAGATGCaagttttatttatatccttAAGAGATAGTAAAGAAGAAAATCGTAGTGAAATAGCTCAAAAAGTTAAGAGTGCCTATTACCAATGTAAATTAGATTACTATAAGAATCATCATAGTGACTTTATCCACAGAATACATCCAAATGATTTCTTAAATAGAAAAGTATATGTCTTAAAACAACCCTATTATCTCATGAGTAATATTCCTTTAAATAACCCAAAGAAAATGTCACGTTTATTTGTAACTGAAGGTACCttagaatatttattattagataAGATTCATATTCCAGAATGTTTCGGACCATGTACTAAATTACACTTTAACAGAGTAGTTATTAAAGAATCAAAACCAAGAATATATGATATGACCATAAACAATTCTTTAGTACCAGAAATACAACCATATAacagaagaaaatatatgacTGTCTATATACATGAAGCATATGTTAAGAATATTGTTTCAGATGCATTAAGTggtgaacaaataaaaagaCATGATATCCAAAAAGGTAATGTCAAAATATGTATGGGAAAAAGTACATACCTTACAGACCCTATCTTAACTGAAGAACATTTCAATTTAACTCATAAACCAGTATATGATTTCTCTAGTGTTAAACACAACTTGAAAGTTTTCCATATGAAAAATGAACATTTAGTATCTGAGGATCCAAGTGATGACTGTTTCATCAACTATCCATTGGCAACTACCAATATAG aTATATCTGATCCATACAAAGAAATCAGTGAAGACTTAATCAAAAACTTGTATATCTTAAAAAGTAGTTAA
- a CDS encoding G2 protein, putative, translated as MGQISSKEDEIEKQNIYATYPGLEQQLDMVFACHDISKQGKLPYKTVEMILRHFLMQCGFMEYVCRFVDENGTLDLKHVSNYLSIKKLMYKLKCCGKSMLTVDEMKELVIIFLKKISDTYTDDQTKWLEQMKSSQEQQGKALEEAMNKYEKNILFHHAVKEQQILQNDKKLNEWNENVENAYEAQQEILRQFESSRKRNIDISLEKNNELIIAKDYIDKIKEAATDNKYDNSKCFIYPASSAPCGACTSAGAIIHHRRYKEPRRKKEYSLCL; from the exons atgggGCAAATATCATCAAAAGAAGACGAaatagaaaaacaaaatatctATGCTACCTATCCAGGTCTTGAACAACAACTAGACATGGTTTTTGCATGTCATGATATATCCAAGCAGGGAAAATTACCATACAAAACTGTAGAAATGATATTAAGACACTTTTTAATGCAATGTGGTTTTATGGAATATGTCTGTAGATTTGTTGACGAAAAtg GAACACTTGATTTGAAACATGTATCCAATTATTTGagcataaaaaaattaatgtaCAAATTAAAATGTTGTGGAAAAAGCATGCTGACAGTTGATGAAATGAAAGAACTAGTGATAATATTCTTAAAGAAAATATCAGACACTTATACGGATGATCAAACAAAATGGCTAGAACAAATGAAATCATCACAGGAACAACAAGGCAAAGCTTTGGAAGAAGcaatgaataaatatgaaaaaaacattttatttcatcatgCTGTAAAAGAGCAACAAATTCttcaaaatgataaaaaattaaatgaatggAATGAGAATGTTGAAAATGCATACGAAGCACAACAAGAAATATTACGTCAATTTGAATCCagtagaaaaagaaatatagatatatctttagaaaaaaataatgaattaataaTAGCTAAAgattatatagataaaatcAAAGAAGCTGCAactgataataaatatgacaattcaaaatgttttatttatccTGCTTCTTCTGCTCCCTGTGGAGCGTGTACATCAGCAGGGGCAATAATTCATCATAGGCGATATAAAGAGCCAAGacgaaaaaaagaatattccCTATgcttataa